The sequence below is a genomic window from Paenibacillus silvisoli.
GAAAGCGCCGTAAACGCGATGCCGGCGGACGATAAGCCGCCTATATGCCTCGTAAGCTGCTGCGCGAAGCCAATGCCGTTCAGGTCGTGCTTATCCTGCATATATCGCACGTACGGCGAGTAGTGGTGCAGCGATTGGTGCAGCGATTTTACGGCCCCGAGCTCCGCTTTCCGGACGATAAACAGGGAGAGCGCGCATGACGCCATAAACATTAAGCAACCGAGCCAAAGCAAGAACAACGCTGCCACCCCCATACTTGACTGTATGAGCAGACATTCACGGTCAGCACATGATGGCAAGGCTTTTATTTTCCCGGAAATAATTAAAAAATCCGCCTAAAGCAGCCTGGGCTACTCCTGCGGATCTTCCTTGCCAGCTGGATGAAGAAGATGGTTCATGACGCTGTTCTTTACCTGCTCGATATCAAACGGCTTGGTGAAAAACGATTGCACGCCCAGCTGCTTGGCAGTCTCGATCGTACCCGGATCGCCGAATGCCGTAATCATGGCGACCTGAACGGCGCCGTTCGCCTTCCTAATCCCTCGCAGCGCTGCGATCCCGTCCATATCCGGCATTTTCAAATCCAGCAAAATGAAGTCCAGCTGCTTTTCGCGCGCGGTCTCGATGGCCGAGGCTCCGTTGCACGCTTCATAGACGGTCATTCCTTCCTGCTCGAACAATTCCCGAAGCAGCATGCGGATCGCTTGCTGGTCGTCCACGATCATGATGCTGAAGCTCGGCGCATCCGGATTCGTTCGCGCGAATGCCGAAGGCGCAAGCCCCTGTCCGGTCGGCTGGTCGGATTGGTTCAGCGGGCTGCGGTGGTAGGCGGCGATAATCGGCTTATTATTCTCGTGCTGTCTTCGTTTGATCAGCATGACCGTCATAATCAGGCAGACCGTCAGCAAGATGAGAACAAAAATCATAGCAAGCTCCTTAGTGACAGTTAATTGTTCATCGCCATCCGTCCAAGAGGTCCGTTCGGATTAATAATATCGCTGATATCGTACACCGATATCGGAAAATAAGGAAAACCGAACGCATACGGCGTCAGCTCGTATAGCGCAAAATAAATGACGAGCGCACGGTCCGCGATATAGAACGGCTGATCCGGTCTAATCGCGTTAAACGGCTGAAGCGTCGAGATCTGCCGCTCTTCGATCTGCGCCTTGATGAGGTCCGACAGCCTGCCGATATAATTGCTGCCCGGTTTGAACAGCTCCGCGAGCGTGTAGGACTTGCCCGTTCCGGTATCGAACGTCAGCGACTCTTGAAGGGTAAGCCCGTGAGCGCCGCCGGTGTAGGCATAGTTAAACAGAGATAAGCTGAGCACGTCCTTCTCGTTCGTTTTGAGCTCGAAATAGCCCTGCATTTCCGCGCGCGGATCATCCATGGAGCCTTGATCGTGCACAAGCTCGGTTACCGTTTTGCGGATTTTGCCGTTAATCGAATTGCGCGCTGCCGTATTATGAAGTCCGCTGACGACCGGTACCCAAAGCTCGGCTTTGGGAAACGTCATGCGCGAAGCATGGATGACGGCCGGGAACTGGAACGCCATGATGGAACACCTGCCTATTCTAGGTTAATGCTCCATTGTATGCCGTTCGCCTAGCCGATGACTCTTCTCATCTCGTGCCACTCGATGCCCCCATGCTGCGAGGCGGAGACGCCGATATATTCAAAACCGAGCTTGCCGTAAAAATCGATCAGATGCGCTTCGCACATCAACACGACGGATTGCAGCTTATCCGCTTCCGCTTGCGCCAGCAGCGCTTTCATCAGCGCCGTCCCAACGCCGCCATGCCTGCGGTTCGGGTCGACCGCGACGGATAAGACGACGAGGTGCATGCCGTCCGCTTCGGCGCTGTGCGCGCTCTTCACGGCGTCGCTTTCGCAGCTGCTCTCCATGGAG
It includes:
- a CDS encoding response regulator: MIFVLILLTVCLIMTVMLIKRRQHENNKPIIAAYHRSPLNQSDQPTGQGLAPSAFARTNPDAPSFSIMIVDDQQAIRMLLRELFEQEGMTVYEACNGASAIETAREKQLDFILLDLKMPDMDGIAALRGIRKANGAVQVAMITAFGDPGTIETAKQLGVQSFFTKPFDIEQVKNSVMNHLLHPAGKEDPQE
- a CDS encoding DUF3298 and DUF4163 domain-containing protein, whose product is MAFQFPAVIHASRMTFPKAELWVPVVSGLHNTAARNSINGKIRKTVTELVHDQGSMDDPRAEMQGYFELKTNEKDVLSLSLFNYAYTGGAHGLTLQESLTFDTGTGKSYTLAELFKPGSNYIGRLSDLIKAQIEERQISTLQPFNAIRPDQPFYIADRALVIYFALYELTPYAFGFPYFPISVYDISDIINPNGPLGRMAMNN
- a CDS encoding GNAT family N-acetyltransferase, coding for MTAAASTYTLRPIGSGELDAAHLLELACYTPDAAASREAFVFRQAHFPGYFWSAWQDGELIGLCCGVRSMESSCESDAVKSAHSAEADGMHLVVLSVAVDPNRRHGGVGTALMKALLAQAEADKLQSVVLMCEAHLIDFYGKLGFEYIGVSASQHGGIEWHEMRRVIG